A region of the Pseudomonas silesiensis genome:
CGGCCCCGGATAATCGCCTTCGGCAAGCAACGCAAAGTCCAGCAGACGATGGGTGTAATCGAAGGTCGGCCCCAGCAACTGCCCGCCCGGCACGTCCTTGAAGGTGGCCGACAGGCGTCGACTGAGTTGCATGTTTGAGGTGTCGATAGGCAGGCTCGGGCTGAAGCGCGGCAACGTGGTGCGATAGGCCCGCAGCAGGAAGATCGCCTCGACCAGATCCCCCGCCGCTTGCTTGATTGCCAGTGCGGCCAGTTCCTCGTCGTACAGCGAACCTTCGCTCATCACCCGGGCCACAGCCAGGGGCAGTTGCTGGCGGATCTGCTCGACGCCGAGTTCAGTGACCGCCGTATCGCCCCGGCGTTTTTTCGCCAGCAGACGGTGGGCGTTGTCGATGGCCTGTTCGCCACCCTTGACGGCTACGTACATCAGACAGGCTCCTGGTGTGTGCGGATGACCCGCGTGCTGCGCGGCAGGCCGATAACGTCGTGACCGGCGCTGAAAAACACATCCAGTCCACGGGGAAAGCCGTTGCGCTGTTCACGTTCGCGCCAGAATTCGTCGACCACGGGCAGAGTGACGCAGTGCTCGGCTTCGATCCCCGGCCCGCGCCAGGCCAGCCCTGCCCCGCCGCCCAGGTCCGGCAGCTGAACCAACAAGGTGCAGGACTGATCGGGGTAGCGGTCATTGCCATGATCGAAACCGCTCAGGTCGGTCAGATCGTCGGCGGCGAGCAAGGCAAACCGTGCGTCTTTTTGGTTGGCGGTGATCGGGCAACCACAATGAAATGCCAGGTTGGCGCGGATCACCGGGGTGTCGAAAGACGGCGCCAGCCACAGCGGCGTGTCGGCATCCAGCAAGGCCAGGCACAACCCGTAAGTCGCCGGCGCCAGCCCGTCAAGGCTTGGGGAGGCGTGCAGGGACTGGATCGATCCGGGGCCGGCCAGCGCCTTGAGCGCGGCGCGAAAACCGCGCTGAGCATCCAGCACCGGGTCGTTGAACGCCGGTTGCAACAACTGTGCGTGCATCAGTTTTCTCCTCGCACGAGGGTGAAGAATTCGACTTTGGTGGCGGCGGTTTCCGCCTCTTTCTGCGCCCGGCGTTGCGCCTGGGCGTTTGCCAGCGGCGTGATCACTTCATCGAGCCAATGACGCTGTTGCGCCCCCTGCAAATGCGCATCGGCCAGAGCGGCCAACTCGGCGTGGACCTTGTCCCGGCCCGCCAGGTAGCTGTAACCGGTACGCCCATCGGCCAGGCGCACCACGCAACGGGTCACGCTCATTTCGCCGACGTTGAAGGGCGCACCGTTGCCGCCCATGCGGCCACGGACCAGGGTCATGCCGATTTCCGGGGCGCGGATCAGTTGGTATTCAATGTCGCGCAGCGCGGCATCAAAGGGCTGCAATTCGCTGCGACGGGCGCGGGCCAGCACGCCGATCCAGCGTTGCCGCTCGTGAGGAACAGGGTTCATGGTTGAGTTCTCCATCAAATGACGACCTGGTACTGGAAGCGATCCGAACGGCTGGTGGACTGGGCCAACTCCACCGGACGGCCGTCGCGATCGCGGGAAAGGGTGAACACACTCAGCGCCGGCAAATGCCGGGGCATCATCAACAACGCGGCTTCTTCACGGCTGGGTAAACGGGCGCCGATCAGGCTCAGGGTGCGGGTCAGCGGCAGGTCCCGTTCGCTCAAGTACTGGCGCAGGGAACCGCCGGTGTAGTCCGCCAGCAACGGCGCGTGGCTGGCGCAATAGCGATGGCGGATCAGGCTGACCGGCTGGTGATCGAGCTTGCGCAGGGTTTGCAATTCGATCATTGGCGCCATCTCGGCAATGCCAAGGTGTTGCGCCTCTTCGCGGCTGGCGAAGCAGTAACGACGCTTGAGCAGCACCGCCTCCACGCCCAGGCCCTGGGCCGACAACGACTGGCTGTAGGCACTGTCGGCCGCCATCGGATAAATCAGCGGCCGCTCCAGCACCTGCGTGCCCTTGCCCTGGCGGCGCAACAGGCTGCCTTCGAACACCAGCTCATCGATGGCGCGGCGCAAGGTATGGCGGTTGACCCCGAAACGTTCGGCCAGCTGCACCTCTGCCGGCAGGAAATCCCCGGCCTGATAATCGGCCAGCTCGCGGCGCAGGATGTCCGCCAGTTCGCGGTACACCGGTTCATCTTGTCTAGACAACTGCATGCTTTAAAAAAAGCGCCCAGGGGCACCCCTCCGAAATTCAGATGAACCGCTTGCGCAGGCGTTGCGACAGGATGTCGATCAGGCTGACCACGACGATGATTACCAGCAACACCGCACAGGTCTGGACGAACTGAAAGGCGCGGATGTTCTCCCACAGAATCACGCCGATCCCGCCGGCACCGACCATCCCCACCACCGTCGCCGAGCGCACGTTGGCCTCGAAGCGGTAGAGCGCGTAGGAGACCCAGAGCGGCATCACTTGCGGAATCACGCCGTAGATCACCTCTTGCAGGGCGCTGGCGCCGGTAGCGCGAACACCTTCCACCGGGCCCGGGTCGATGGCCTCGACCGCTTCGGCGAACAGCTTGGCCAGCACCCCGGTGGTGCTGATCCACAGCGCCAGCACCCCGGCAAACGGCCCCAGCCCGACCGCCACCACGAACAACATGGCGAACACCATTTCGTTGATCGAACGGAAGGCATCCATCACCCGCCGCAGCGGCTGGTGAATCCACCAGGGTGTGATGTTCTCGGAGCAGAGAATCCCCAGGGGAATCGAGCAGACAATCGCCAACACCGTGCCCCACAGGGCGATTTGTACGGTGACGATCATTTCCTTGAGGTAGGCGCGCCATTCGTGGAAGTCAGGCGGGAAGAAATCGGCGGCGAAGGTCGCCAT
Encoded here:
- the phnH gene encoding phosphonate C-P lyase system protein PhnH — its product is MHAQLLQPAFNDPVLDAQRGFRAALKALAGPGSIQSLHASPSLDGLAPATYGLCLALLDADTPLWLAPSFDTPVIRANLAFHCGCPITANQKDARFALLAADDLTDLSGFDHGNDRYPDQSCTLLVQLPDLGGGAGLAWRGPGIEAEHCVTLPVVDEFWREREQRNGFPRGLDVFFSAGHDVIGLPRSTRVIRTHQEPV
- the phnG gene encoding phosphonate C-P lyase system protein PhnG: MNPVPHERQRWIGVLARARRSELQPFDAALRDIEYQLIRAPEIGMTLVRGRMGGNGAPFNVGEMSVTRCVVRLADGRTGYSYLAGRDKVHAELAALADAHLQGAQQRHWLDEVITPLANAQAQRRAQKEAETAATKVEFFTLVRGEN
- the phnF gene encoding phosphonate metabolism transcriptional regulator PhnF encodes the protein MQLSRQDEPVYRELADILRRELADYQAGDFLPAEVQLAERFGVNRHTLRRAIDELVFEGSLLRRQGKGTQVLERPLIYPMAADSAYSQSLSAQGLGVEAVLLKRRYCFASREEAQHLGIAEMAPMIELQTLRKLDHQPVSLIRHRYCASHAPLLADYTGGSLRQYLSERDLPLTRTLSLIGARLPSREEAALLMMPRHLPALSVFTLSRDRDGRPVELAQSTSRSDRFQYQVVI
- the phnE gene encoding phosphonate ABC transporter, permease protein PhnE yields the protein MTTLHAEAVGKRTWPQYAGWGLFLVLLAWAWRGAEMNPMALYRDSGNMATFAADFFPPDFHEWRAYLKEMIVTVQIALWGTVLAIVCSIPLGILCSENITPWWIHQPLRRVMDAFRSINEMVFAMLFVVAVGLGPFAGVLALWISTTGVLAKLFAEAVEAIDPGPVEGVRATGASALQEVIYGVIPQVMPLWVSYALYRFEANVRSATVVGMVGAGGIGVILWENIRAFQFVQTCAVLLVIIVVVSLIDILSQRLRKRFI